The Pseudomonas azadiae genome contains a region encoding:
- the serB gene encoding phosphoserine phosphatase SerB gives MREIVLINITGVDRPGLTAAITGVLAQGGVNILDIGQAVIHDTLSFGILVEIPSTEQASSVLKDILFTAYKLDQQVRFTPVSETDYQQWVAGQGKKRHIVTLLTRKVTAEQLQRVSSITAQYGLNIDHIDRLSGRMPLDTPADKGKGCIEFSVRGEPADPQALRAEFLSVAQELNVDIAFQEDSLFRRNRRLAVFDMDSTLIEAEVIDELAKAAGVGEQVSAITERAMAGELDFRASFKERLALLKGLDVSVLDSIGASLRLTEGAETLFAELKRLGYKTAILSGGFTYFAKQLQAKLGIDYVFANELEVVDGKVTGVAVEPIVDAQRKADLLKELAHKEGLRLEQTIAVGDGANDLPMLAIAGLGVAFRAKPLVKQSAKQAISTLGLDGVLYLLGLRDRDGQL, from the coding sequence TTGCGCGAAATTGTCCTGATAAACATCACGGGTGTTGACCGACCGGGTCTCACCGCAGCCATTACCGGTGTTCTGGCCCAGGGTGGTGTAAACATTCTCGACATCGGCCAGGCGGTGATTCACGACACGCTGTCGTTCGGCATTCTGGTAGAGATCCCAAGCACTGAACAGGCGTCTTCGGTGCTCAAGGACATCCTGTTTACGGCGTACAAACTGGACCAGCAGGTGCGTTTCACGCCGGTGTCCGAAACCGATTACCAGCAATGGGTCGCCGGCCAGGGCAAGAAACGCCACATCGTGACGCTGCTGACCCGCAAGGTCACCGCCGAACAGTTGCAGCGCGTCAGTTCGATCACCGCGCAGTATGGCTTGAATATCGACCACATTGACCGTCTGTCGGGTCGCATGCCGCTGGACACGCCAGCCGACAAGGGCAAGGGCTGCATCGAGTTTTCCGTGCGCGGTGAACCGGCCGATCCGCAAGCCCTGCGCGCCGAGTTTCTCAGCGTGGCCCAGGAGCTGAACGTCGATATTGCCTTCCAGGAAGACTCGCTCTTCCGCCGCAACCGCCGCCTGGCGGTGTTCGATATGGATTCGACGCTGATCGAAGCCGAAGTCATCGACGAATTGGCCAAGGCCGCAGGTGTAGGCGAGCAGGTTTCGGCGATTACCGAGCGTGCCATGGCCGGCGAATTGGATTTCCGTGCGAGCTTTAAAGAGCGCCTGGCGCTGCTTAAAGGTCTGGACGTGAGCGTGCTGGACTCCATCGGCGCGTCGCTGCGCCTGACCGAAGGCGCCGAAACCTTGTTCGCCGAGCTCAAGCGCCTGGGCTACAAGACCGCGATCCTGTCCGGTGGCTTCACCTATTTCGCCAAGCAGTTGCAAGCCAAGCTGGGCATCGACTATGTATTCGCCAACGAGCTGGAAGTGGTGGACGGCAAGGTCACCGGCGTGGCCGTGGAGCCAATTGTCGACGCACAGCGCAAGGCGGATTTGCTCAAGGAGCTGGCGCACAAGGAAGGTTTGCGTCTGGAACAGACCATTGCGGTCGGCGACGGCGCCAATGACTTGCCGATGCTGGCGATTGCCGGGCTGGGCGTTGCGTTCCGCGCCAAGCCGTTGGTGAAGCAGTCGGCCAAGCAGGCGATTTCGACGTTGGGGCTTGATGGTGTGTTGTATCTGCTGGGCTTGCGCGACCGCGACGGGCAGCTCTAA
- the asd gene encoding archaetidylserine decarboxylase (Phosphatidylserine decarboxylase is synthesized as a single chain precursor. Generation of the pyruvoyl active site from a Ser is coupled to cleavage of a Gly-Ser bond between the larger (beta) and smaller (alpha chains). It is an integral membrane protein.): MKKQLFILSQYLLPHHLLSRLAGCIAECRVRWFKNAFTTWFAKRYQVDMSQALVEDVTAYEHFNAFFTRALKDGARPLDQTPGAVLSPADGAVSQLGPIEHGRVFQAKGHSFSVLELLGGDAAVAAPFMGGDFATIYLSPKDYHRVHMPLAGTLREMVYVPGRIFSVNQTTAENVPELFARNERVVCLFDTERGPMAVVLVGAMIVASIETVWAGLVTPPKRELKTFRYDEAARAPIHLEKGAELGRFKLGSTAIVLFGPDQVKWAEELVAGSPVQMGQGIALPKA; the protein is encoded by the coding sequence ATGAAAAAGCAGTTGTTTATCCTCAGCCAGTACTTGCTGCCGCACCACTTGCTGTCGCGCCTGGCCGGCTGCATTGCCGAGTGCCGCGTGCGCTGGTTCAAGAACGCCTTCACCACCTGGTTCGCCAAGCGTTATCAAGTGGACATGTCCCAGGCTCTGGTTGAAGACGTGACCGCCTATGAGCACTTCAACGCCTTCTTCACGCGAGCCCTCAAGGACGGCGCTCGCCCGCTGGATCAAACCCCAGGCGCAGTCTTGAGCCCAGCCGATGGCGCGGTCAGCCAGCTCGGTCCGATCGAGCATGGTCGGGTGTTCCAGGCCAAAGGCCACAGCTTCAGCGTGCTGGAATTGCTCGGCGGCGATGCAGCCGTAGCAGCGCCGTTCATGGGCGGCGACTTCGCCACCATCTACCTGTCGCCCAAGGACTACCATCGCGTGCACATGCCGCTGGCCGGCACCCTGCGCGAGATGGTCTACGTGCCCGGCCGGATCTTCTCGGTGAACCAGACCACCGCCGAAAACGTGCCGGAACTGTTTGCGCGTAACGAGCGGGTTGTCTGCCTGTTCGACACCGAGCGCGGCCCGATGGCTGTGGTGTTGGTGGGCGCGATGATTGTGGCGTCGATCGAAACCGTGTGGGCCGGTCTGGTAACGCCGCCCAAGCGTGAACTGAAGACTTTCCGTTATGACGAAGCGGCGCGTGCGCCGATTCATCTGGAGAAAGGTGCGGAACTGGGCCGCTTCAAGCTGGGTTCGACGGCGATCGTGCTGTTCGGGCCGGACCAGGTGAAGTGGGCTGAAGAACTGGTGGCGGGTTCGCCAGTGCAGATGGGCCAAGGCATCGCTCTACCTAAAGCCTGA
- a CDS encoding rhodanese-like domain-containing protein, with product MPDFSGLPLVIEPSDLLGRLEAEHLILVDLTSAARYAEGHIPGAHFVDPKRTQLGQAPAPGLLPNKVDLENLFGALGHTPDATYVVYDDEGGGWAGRFIWLLDVIGHQKYHYLDGGLLAWLAEKHPVSTDVPAPVGGPVSLTLHDGPTATREYLQSRLGAADLGIWDARGPLEYCGEKVLAAKGGHIPGAVNFEWTAGMDQARNLRIRRDMPQILQDLGLTKDKEIITHCQTHHRSGFTYLVAKALGYPRVKGYAGSWGEWGNHPDTPVEI from the coding sequence ATGCCTGACTTCTCTGGCTTGCCGCTGGTGATCGAACCCAGCGACCTGCTCGGTCGCCTGGAGGCCGAACACCTGATCCTGGTGGACCTCACCAGTGCCGCCCGCTACGCCGAAGGGCATATCCCCGGCGCGCACTTTGTTGACCCCAAGCGCACCCAATTGGGCCAGGCGCCTGCTCCAGGCTTGCTGCCCAACAAGGTTGACCTGGAAAACCTCTTCGGTGCACTGGGCCACACCCCGGACGCGACCTACGTGGTCTACGACGACGAAGGCGGGGGCTGGGCCGGGCGCTTCATCTGGCTGCTCGACGTGATCGGCCACCAGAAATACCACTACCTGGACGGCGGCCTGCTGGCCTGGCTGGCAGAAAAACATCCTGTGTCCACCGATGTGCCTGCGCCCGTCGGCGGCCCGGTCAGCCTCACGCTGCACGACGGCCCCACCGCCACCCGCGAATACCTGCAAAGCCGCCTGGGCGCGGCCGACCTGGGAATCTGGGATGCGCGGGGTCCGCTGGAGTATTGCGGTGAAAAGGTACTCGCCGCCAAAGGTGGGCACATTCCCGGCGCCGTGAATTTCGAATGGACCGCCGGCATGGACCAGGCGCGCAACCTGCGTATCCGCCGCGACATGCCGCAGATCCTCCAAGACCTGGGGCTGACCAAAGACAAAGAAATCATCACCCATTGCCAGACTCACCACCGCTCTGGCTTCACCTACCTGGTGGCCAAGGCGCTCGGTTATCCGCGAGTCAAAGGTTATGCCGGTTCCTGGGGCGAATGGGGCAACCACCCCGACACCCCCGTCGAGATTTAA
- a CDS encoding HDOD domain-containing protein: protein MANETTVPTAKPTSLAAWIKRLDEVLLPVPQASHDRVCKGIRDSRSSLRDIAELMQDSPALVLSVIREANSHTHGSLAEPAENLEVALNRLGLKRAEELLARLPAVPAHEIPVALRQLLLVSQHASQQANGLFGSRLARLWQDIHWGSLLFLSPMWPMAVAFPKLLEEWELRVIHKNQPARQVEQELFGVRLLDLCVGLTEAWHLPIWVSQGYKLLLTEQRLLVKALHIAREDDPLRHQQLLDAEPNLRRWLNQPANTVLLANGLAMSTQESWTCPHTERWQYLTALYLQQPLGDVQQQVHQQAVTSARTTLMPDLWHPALSLIWPWHVQKIHRGLLPAPPPTAESLAVWRKHCTELLVEPSRFANAMHLTTCAKEALVASGMQRVMLLMTDRAQSTLRVHQVDGLPKDAANLSLDVVNSTLLQRLLEKSAQVRLNPDNHAQFSALLPPILRRLFTGEHLLLRSLSCNGKVVMLMVADQGGGPFSETTVQAFGKTAQCIEKALHCFTNRST from the coding sequence ATGGCCAATGAAACGACAGTTCCCACTGCAAAACCCACTTCTCTCGCCGCTTGGATCAAGCGCCTGGACGAGGTACTGCTGCCTGTTCCCCAGGCCAGCCACGACCGCGTGTGCAAAGGCATCCGCGACAGCCGCAGCTCGCTGCGGGACATCGCCGAGCTGATGCAAGACAGCCCGGCCCTTGTGCTCAGCGTGATCCGCGAGGCCAACAGCCACACCCATGGCAGCCTGGCGGAACCGGCGGAAAACCTCGAAGTGGCGCTTAACCGCCTGGGCCTCAAGCGCGCCGAAGAACTGCTGGCGCGCCTGCCTGCGGTACCGGCCCACGAGATTCCGGTGGCGCTGCGCCAATTGCTGCTGGTGAGCCAGCATGCTTCGCAGCAAGCCAACGGTTTGTTTGGCAGCCGCCTGGCGCGGCTGTGGCAGGATATTCATTGGGGCAGCCTGCTGTTTCTGTCGCCGATGTGGCCGATGGCGGTTGCCTTCCCCAAGCTCTTGGAAGAATGGGAGCTGCGGGTTATCCACAAGAACCAGCCCGCCCGCCAAGTCGAGCAGGAATTGTTCGGCGTGCGCCTGCTGGACCTGTGCGTCGGCCTGACTGAAGCCTGGCACCTGCCGATCTGGGTATCTCAAGGCTATAAATTGCTGCTGACCGAACAACGCTTGCTGGTCAAGGCACTGCATATCGCCCGCGAAGACGACCCGCTACGCCATCAGCAACTGCTCGACGCCGAACCCAACCTGCGCCGCTGGCTGAACCAGCCGGCCAATACCGTATTGCTGGCCAACGGCCTGGCAATGTCGACCCAGGAGTCCTGGACCTGCCCGCACACCGAGCGTTGGCAGTACCTGACTGCGCTGTACCTGCAACAGCCCTTGGGCGACGTGCAGCAACAGGTCCATCAACAAGCCGTCACCAGCGCCCGCACCACGTTGATGCCCGACCTCTGGCACCCGGCGCTGTCGCTGATCTGGCCGTGGCACGTGCAGAAGATCCATCGTGGCCTGCTGCCGGCGCCGCCGCCCACCGCCGAGTCCCTGGCTGTGTGGCGCAAGCATTGCACCGAGCTGCTGGTGGAGCCGAGCCGCTTTGCCAACGCCATGCATCTGACCACCTGCGCCAAGGAGGCCTTGGTGGCCAGCGGCATGCAGCGGGTTATGCTGCTGATGACCGATCGCGCCCAGAGCACCTTGCGCGTGCATCAGGTCGACGGCCTGCCCAAGGACGCCGCCAACCTCAGCCTGGACGTAGTCAACAGCACGCTGCTGCAGCGACTGCTGGAAAAGTCCGCCCAGGTGCGCCTCAACCCTGACAACCATGCGCAGTTCTCGGCCTTGCTGCCGCCGATCCTGCGTCGCCTGTTTACCGGCGAACACCTGCTGCTGCGCTCGCTGAGTTGCAACGGCAAGGTGGTGATGCTGATGGTGGCTGACCAGGGCGGTGGGCCGTTCTCGGAAACTACCGTGCAAGCCTTCGGCAAAACCGCCCAATGCATCGAGAAGGCCCTGCACTGCTTTACCAACCGCAGCACCTGA
- the motA gene encoding flagellar motor stator protein MotA: MAKIIGIIVVIASVLGGYVLSHGKIAALVQPFEVLIIGGAAFGAFLQANPGYMTMHVVKKSLAMFGSRFTHTFYLEVLGLVYEILNKSRREGMMAIEADIEDAAASPIFAKYPAVLKDERMTAYICDYLRIMSSGNMAPHELEGLFDMELFSLKEELEHPSHAVTGIADGMPGFGIVAAVLGIVVTMASLGEGDQAAIGMHVGAALVGTFFGILAAYGFFGPLATSLAHDAKEEINLYESIKASLVASASGMPPSLAVEFGRKVLYPKHRPSFAELEQAVRGR; encoded by the coding sequence ATGGCTAAAATTATCGGCATCATCGTCGTCATCGCAAGCGTGCTCGGTGGCTACGTCCTGTCCCACGGTAAAATTGCTGCGCTGGTCCAGCCCTTCGAAGTGCTGATCATCGGTGGTGCGGCGTTCGGCGCGTTCTTGCAGGCGAACCCTGGCTACATGACCATGCACGTGGTCAAAAAATCGCTGGCCATGTTCGGTTCGCGCTTCACCCACACCTTCTATCTGGAAGTGCTGGGCCTGGTCTACGAGATCCTTAACAAGAGCCGCCGCGAAGGCATGATGGCCATCGAGGCGGACATTGAAGACGCCGCGGCCAGCCCGATTTTCGCCAAGTACCCGGCCGTGCTCAAAGATGAGCGCATGACCGCCTACATCTGTGATTACTTGCGCATCATGTCTTCCGGCAACATGGCCCCCCACGAGCTGGAAGGCCTGTTCGACATGGAACTGTTCAGCCTCAAAGAAGAGCTGGAACACCCTTCCCACGCCGTCACCGGTATCGCCGACGGCATGCCCGGCTTCGGTATCGTTGCGGCGGTACTCGGTATCGTGGTGACCATGGCGTCGCTGGGCGAAGGCGACCAGGCCGCCATCGGCATGCACGTAGGCGCGGCGTTGGTGGGTACCTTCTTCGGTATTCTCGCGGCCTACGGCTTCTTCGGCCCCCTGGCGACCTCCCTGGCCCATGACGCCAAGGAAGAAATCAACCTGTACGAGTCGATCAAGGCCAGCCTGGTCGCTTCGGCTTCCGGCATGCCGCCATCGCTGGCGGTGGAGTTCGGTCGTAAGGTGTTGTACCCCAAGCACCGCCCAAGCTTCGCCGAGCTGGAACAAGCGGTCCGCGGTCGCTAA
- the motB gene encoding flagellar motor protein MotB — protein MENNQPIIIKRVKRFAAGHHGGAWKIAFADFATAMMAFFLVLWLMSTATPEQKIAIAGYFKDPIGFSESGTPFVIDLGGSPQLAPERTINPEVQTESPQEKIPIERDTVESMAEQVEQERLELLLQELQNKVEENPQLLKFKDQISFEITPDGLRIQITDAANRPMFDSGSARLKPYFEDILLAMADTIKAVPNKISISGHTDAKPYSGQGDFGNWELSANRANAARRALVAGSYPDPQVARVVGFASSQLFDAKDPFNPINRRIDIVVLTKKAQRAIEGDQPPSPQPTPGAGAPGEVPADPNAIPPGQEPLPAHELRQKLNLFDDGGVKDPTAPGTGS, from the coding sequence ATGGAAAACAACCAGCCGATAATCATCAAGCGCGTCAAGCGCTTCGCTGCGGGGCACCACGGCGGCGCCTGGAAAATCGCCTTCGCCGACTTTGCGACGGCGATGATGGCGTTCTTTCTGGTGCTGTGGCTGATGTCCACCGCCACGCCGGAACAGAAGATCGCCATCGCCGGCTACTTCAAAGACCCGATTGGCTTTTCGGAAAGCGGCACGCCTTTCGTGATCGACCTGGGCGGTTCGCCGCAGTTGGCGCCTGAACGCACCATCAACCCGGAAGTGCAGACCGAGTCGCCGCAGGAAAAAATCCCGATCGAGCGCGATACTGTGGAATCGATGGCCGAGCAGGTCGAGCAGGAACGCCTTGAGCTGTTGCTGCAGGAACTGCAGAACAAGGTCGAGGAAAACCCGCAACTGCTGAAGTTCAAGGATCAGATTTCGTTCGAGATCACCCCGGACGGTTTGCGCATCCAGATTACCGACGCCGCCAACCGGCCGATGTTCGATTCCGGCAGTGCGCGCTTGAAACCGTACTTTGAAGACATCCTGCTGGCCATGGCCGACACCATCAAGGCGGTGCCGAACAAGATCAGCATCAGCGGCCATACCGACGCCAAGCCCTACTCGGGCCAGGGCGACTTCGGCAACTGGGAACTCTCGGCCAACCGCGCCAACGCCGCACGCCGTGCGTTGGTGGCCGGCAGCTACCCGGACCCGCAAGTGGCGCGCGTGGTGGGGTTTGCGTCTTCGCAGCTGTTTGACGCGAAGGACCCGTTCAACCCGATCAATCGGCGTATCGACATCGTGGTGCTGACCAAAAAGGCCCAGCGTGCGATCGAAGGTGATCAGCCGCCGTCACCGCAACCGACCCCAGGCGCGGGCGCGCCGGGCGAAGTGCCCGCCGACCCGAACGCCATTCCCCCAGGGCAGGAGCCGTTGCCGGCGCATGAACTGCGCCAGAAGCTGAATCTGTTTGATGATGGCGGGGTGAAGGATCCTACGGCGCCTGGTACGGGGTCGTAG
- a CDS encoding type II toxin-antitoxin system PemK/MazF family toxin, translating to MLLCDFTRGFVAPEMLKIRKVVVISPTTTHNRKLCTVVPISSTAPEVQHDWHHLLRTNPLQSDGYKELWVKCDMIYTVSFERLDKLHRKSRSKGREYFVPRLCTDDMRGVISGVKAYLPL from the coding sequence GTGCTCCTTTGCGACTTCACGCGAGGTTTCGTCGCACCAGAAATGCTCAAAATCCGCAAAGTCGTAGTGATATCTCCTACCACTACGCACAATCGCAAGCTCTGCACGGTGGTGCCGATCTCCTCTACCGCACCTGAGGTACAGCACGACTGGCACCACTTATTACGTACTAACCCACTTCAATCTGATGGCTACAAAGAACTGTGGGTGAAGTGCGACATGATTTACACCGTAAGCTTCGAGCGCCTCGACAAGCTCCATAGAAAAAGCCGATCCAAAGGGCGAGAATACTTCGTACCACGCCTGTGTACCGACGACATGCGAGGAGTGATCAGTGGTGTCAAAGCCTACCTCCCGCTCTAG
- the rsgA gene encoding small ribosomal subunit biogenesis GTPase RsgA → MAKRQLNRRQNWRIEKIQGERAARAAKRESSAVEALEGGDLGPEQTGLVIAHFGVQVEVEALEGELAGSVSRCHLRANLPALVTGDKVVWRAGNQGIGVIVAQLPRTTELRRPDSRGQLKPVAANVDMIVIVFAPLPEPHANLIDRYLVAAEHAGIRPLLLLNKFDLIDAQNAPALNALLAVYRTLGYPVLEVSAHHGNGMEQLQQQLDGRISVFVGQSGVGKSSLVNSLLPEVDTRVGPLSELSGQGTHTTTTARLFHFPGGGELIDSPGIREFGLGHVSRSDVEAGFIEFNDLIGTCRFRDCKHDREPGCALLKALEDGRVQQQRMNSYRSIIASLPESSY, encoded by the coding sequence ATGGCCAAACGCCAGCTCAATCGTCGCCAAAACTGGCGCATCGAAAAGATTCAGGGTGAGCGCGCCGCGCGCGCCGCCAAACGTGAATCCTCCGCCGTGGAAGCGCTCGAGGGCGGCGACTTGGGGCCCGAACAAACGGGCCTGGTGATCGCGCACTTCGGTGTGCAGGTCGAAGTCGAGGCACTCGAAGGCGAACTCGCGGGCTCGGTTTCTCGTTGCCACTTGCGTGCCAACCTGCCGGCCCTGGTCACCGGCGACAAAGTCGTCTGGCGTGCAGGCAACCAGGGCATCGGGGTGATCGTCGCCCAGTTGCCGCGCACCACCGAACTGCGCCGCCCCGACAGCCGCGGGCAGCTCAAGCCGGTGGCGGCCAACGTCGACATGATCGTGATCGTGTTCGCACCACTGCCCGAGCCGCATGCCAACCTGATCGACCGCTACCTGGTCGCGGCCGAGCATGCCGGCATTCGCCCGCTGTTGCTGCTGAACAAATTCGACCTGATCGATGCGCAGAACGCCCCGGCGCTCAATGCCTTGCTCGCGGTATACCGCACCCTCGGTTACCCGGTGCTGGAAGTCTCCGCGCACCACGGCAACGGCATGGAACAGCTGCAACAGCAGTTGGACGGACGCATCAGCGTGTTTGTCGGCCAGTCGGGCGTGGGTAAATCCTCGCTGGTCAACAGCCTGCTGCCGGAAGTCGACACCCGCGTCGGCCCGCTGTCGGAACTGTCCGGCCAGGGCACCCACACCACCACCACCGCGCGGTTGTTCCACTTCCCGGGCGGCGGCGAGTTGATCGACTCCCCCGGTATCCGTGAATTCGGCCTGGGCCACGTCAGCCGCAGTGATGTGGAAGCGGGCTTCATCGAGTTCAACGACCTGATCGGCACCTGCCGCTTCCGCGACTGCAAGCACGACCGCGAGCCGGGCTGTGCATTGCTCAAGGCGCTGGAAGACGGCCGCGTGCAGCAGCAGCGGATGAACAGCTATCGGTCGATTATTGCGAGTTTGCCGGAGAGCAGTTACTGA
- the orn gene encoding oligoribonuclease: MQNPQNLIWIDLEMTGLNPDTDVIIEMATIVTDSNLNTLAEGPVIAIHHSDEVLATMDEWNTRTHGNSGLTQRVRDSRISMAEAEAETIAFLEKWVPKGKSPICGNSICQDRRFLYTHMKALESYFHYRNLDVSTLKELAARWAPEVKDSFHKGSTHLALDDIRESIAELQHYRKHFIKA; the protein is encoded by the coding sequence ATGCAAAACCCACAGAACCTGATTTGGATCGATCTGGAAATGACCGGTCTGAACCCTGACACCGACGTCATCATCGAGATGGCGACCATTGTCACCGACAGCAACCTCAATACCTTGGCCGAAGGTCCGGTGATCGCCATCCATCACAGTGATGAAGTGCTGGCGACCATGGATGAATGGAACACCCGCACCCACGGCAACTCCGGCCTGACCCAGCGCGTGCGCGACAGTCGCATCAGCATGGCCGAAGCCGAAGCCGAAACCATCGCCTTCCTGGAAAAATGGGTGCCGAAGGGCAAGTCGCCAATCTGCGGCAACAGCATCTGCCAGGATCGCCGCTTCCTCTATACCCACATGAAGGCGCTGGAAAGTTACTTCCACTATCGCAACCTGGACGTGTCGACGTTGAAGGAGCTGGCTGCACGCTGGGCGCCAGAAGTTAAAGATAGCTTCCATAAAGGCAGCACGCATTTGGCGCTGGATGATATTCGCGAGTCGATTGCCGAGTTGCAGCATTATCGCAAGCACTTTATCAAGGCTTGA